One Phalacrocorax aristotelis chromosome Z, bGulAri2.1, whole genome shotgun sequence DNA window includes the following coding sequences:
- the ESM1 gene encoding endothelial cell-specific molecule 1: MEHLPLQDMKGFLFLTLVLMPVHAGTAWSAKYAVDCPEPCDSNACKSTLRCKRTVLDDCGCCRVCAAALGETCYRTVSGMDGVKCGPGLKCQFYTEEDDFGDEFGICKECPYGTYGMECRKTCNCPSGICDRVTGKCLKFPFFQLSASKPPNRRKIVSHTENDMASGDGNSVKEEFVKEKAIRSPVMKWLNPR, translated from the exons ATGGAGCATTTACCCCTGCAAGACATGAAGGGCTTCCTCTTTCTCACACTCGTCCTGATGCCCGTGCACGCTGGAACTGCTTGGAGTGCGAAATATGCAGTAGATTGTCCCGAGCCCTGTGACAGTAACGCATGCAAAAGTACCTTGCGCTGTAAGCGAACGGTGCTGGATGACTGTGGCTGTTGCAGAGTGTGTGCAGCTGCTCTGGGGGAGACTTGCTATCGTACGGTCTCGGGTATGGATGGTGTCAAGTGTGGTCCTGGGCTGAAGTGCCAGTTTTACACTGAGGAGGATGACTTTGGTGATGAATTTGGTATCTGCAAAG agtgTCCCTACGGTACGTATGGAATGGAATGCAGGAAAACCTGCAACTGTCCCTCTGGCATCTGTGATAGAGTAACTGGGAAGTGTTTGAAGTTCCCATTTTTTCAACTGTCTGCTTCAAAGCCTCCAAATCGACGAAAAATAGTTTCACACACAG AGAATGACATGGCATCAGGGGATGGCAATTCTGTAAAAGAGGAATTCGTTAAGGAGAAAGCTATTCGCTCTCCGGTAATGAAATGGCTAAATCCTCGCTGA